Proteins encoded within one genomic window of Halodesulfurarchaeum formicicum:
- a CDS encoding TspO/MBR family protein, with product MQTDSGLAGFARNRPGLALGLAILAVELVGASGAIFTAQGLGEWYSSLVRPAIAPPNWVFGPVWTALFALMGVAVWLVWRQAPTDPDGAKLAIGVFVVHFLFNLGWSAVFFGQQALGAGLLVILALWMLIVTTILVFDRVDRRAALLLVPYLLWVSFATYLNYQFWVLN from the coding sequence ATGCAAACTGATTCGGGACTCGCGGGATTCGCTCGCAATCGACCCGGTCTCGCGCTCGGCCTCGCGATTCTCGCCGTCGAACTCGTCGGCGCGTCCGGGGCGATTTTCACCGCCCAGGGGCTCGGCGAGTGGTACAGCAGCCTCGTCCGCCCGGCTATCGCCCCGCCGAACTGGGTTTTCGGCCCGGTCTGGACGGCTCTCTTCGCGCTCATGGGCGTCGCCGTCTGGCTCGTGTGGCGGCAGGCCCCGACCGATCCGGACGGCGCGAAACTCGCGATCGGTGTGTTCGTCGTCCACTTCCTCTTCAACCTTGGCTGGTCGGCGGTCTTCTTCGGACAGCAAGCCCTCGGAGCCGGGTTGCTCGTCATCCTGGCTCTCTGGATGCTCATCGTGACGACTATCCTTGTCTTCGACCGGGTCGACCGGCGCGCTGCTCTCCTCCTGGTCCCCTACCTGCTCTGGGTCTCCTTCGCCACGTATCTCAACTACCAGTTCTGGGTGCTGAACTAG